A single Flavobacterium sp. 1 DNA region contains:
- a CDS encoding family 43 glycosylhydrolase, with product MNYTFMSIINKNIFFGILLFFCHFVNAQNAESKTQNIAGKPLFRDPVFDGAADPAVIWNKKQKKWFMFYTNRRANDSTAKGVSWVHGTRIGIAESKNGVNWTYKDTCNIGYKLPQITHWAPDVIEYKGLYHMYLTIVPGIFDGWYFPRYIIHLTSKNLMDWKFESKLKLASERCIDASVFRLPNRTWRMYYNNENDGKSIYYADSPDLYNWTDAGKKIVKERGEGPKVFQWKGKNWMICDTWRGLSVYSSEDFINWKRQPKNILEIPGTGIDDQVIGGHADVVVNGGKAYIFYFTHPGRTPENKGKDNYKTKRSSIQVAELELENDEIVCNRDNPVYINLKQP from the coding sequence ATGAATTACACATTTATGAGTATTATAAATAAAAATATTTTTTTCGGAATTTTGTTGTTCTTCTGTCATTTCGTCAACGCTCAAAATGCTGAAAGTAAGACTCAGAATATAGCTGGTAAACCATTGTTTCGTGATCCTGTTTTTGACGGAGCGGCAGATCCAGCAGTTATTTGGAACAAAAAACAGAAAAAATGGTTTATGTTTTATACCAACCGCAGAGCAAATGATTCTACGGCTAAAGGGGTTAGTTGGGTTCATGGCACTCGAATTGGAATTGCAGAATCAAAAAACGGCGTAAATTGGACATATAAGGATACTTGTAATATCGGATATAAATTACCGCAAATTACCCATTGGGCACCCGATGTTATTGAGTATAAAGGTTTATACCACATGTATTTGACGATTGTCCCGGGTATTTTTGACGGTTGGTATTTTCCGCGCTATATTATTCATCTGACGAGTAAAAATTTAATGGATTGGAAATTTGAGTCGAAACTAAAATTGGCTTCTGAGCGATGTATTGATGCTTCTGTTTTTCGATTGCCAAATAGAACTTGGCGAATGTATTACAATAATGAAAATGATGGAAAATCTATTTATTATGCAGATAGTCCCGATTTATACAATTGGACAGATGCTGGCAAAAAGATTGTAAAAGAGCGTGGCGAAGGACCGAAAGTTTTTCAGTGGAAAGGTAAAAACTGGATGATTTGTGATACTTGGCGCGGACTAAGCGTATATTCTTCAGAAGATTTTATTAATTGGAAAAGGCAGCCAAAAAATATACTTGAAATTCCAGGGACAGGAATTGACGATCAGGTTATAGGTGGACATGCTGATGTAGTTGTAAATGGAGGGAAAGCTTATATTTTTTATTTTACACATCCCGGAAGAACTCCCGAGAATAAAGGGAAAGACAATTACAAGACTAAAAGAAGCTCGATTCAGGTAGCCGAATTAGAATTGGAAAATGACGAGATAGTTTGCAACAGGGATAATCCTGTTTATATAAATTTAAAACAGCCATAA
- a CDS encoding TonB-dependent receptor: MKNKFIFLLIIAVISLLDSSLYAQNKTVKGTVKDASGIPVPGANVNIKNSKNGTSTDIDGSYSIDAPKGSILVFSFIGFKAEERTVGDAATYDVSLKEVDNTLNEVVVVGYGVRKKKDLTGSIVSVNAEEIASRPVVNAVQAMQGKAAGVDISSNERPGQVGSMTIRGARSISASNAPLYVVDGIPLSSRLVTDSAGKISVDPNSGGIDFLNPTDIETIDVLKDASATAIYGSRGANGVVIVTTKKGKNGKFTLNYSSSIVTEEIHENAPNMNAADYIEFRRWAKYYSNLPNTNTFPRGDQPTIANDKTIFSATADPYAWANIEKGWKDADGNLTTTWDGSKVATTDWTKFVTRTGITQQHTIGVSGGTEKMKAYGSFGYLDNTGTLKGQSYKRYSGTANVDITPTKWFSMGVSLNTSYGINEYGQSNTGRTAVTSSTGIYATARTNLPYAVPYDNNGKRIDNPGGDSAIRTPVDEDLYSQDQRITMRAFGSLYTQFDLGAISSVLDGLKYRVNFGPDLTSFRDGVYLDGKSGIRAGTSFASLAKEQTISYTLDNLIFYNKTLGNHNFGVTLLASQTQYQNEASSMSANDVKNPENKWNALTPSNVTLAGYSSGLTETGLLSYMGRVNYGYADKYLITASGRYDGASQLAPGNKWAFFPSTSLAWVLNKEKFLENVSWLDQLKMRVGYGVTGNAAVPAYATQPSLIGIVYPTGSGVTNNTSLGNINLGWEQTSQFNYGLDFSMFNSRVSGALEYYTSNTTDLLLKSSVPTPLGVKDTYQNVGETEGNGVELTLNTVNIRAKDFEWTSSFSGSYQKSHIVSLQNGKFDDINNNLFIGQAQNVIYGFESNGIWKPEDAVEMAKFNAAAGTTVFTAGNARPVDQNGDYKIDANNDRVIIGSKDPKFIAGLTNTFVYKNVEFSFFVYGKMGYFYDTGGENQGARLSQREINYYNENNINAEYQKPIASAGTGDAYYPILGYRGGSFLKMRNISLGYNFTNELAEKIGVSKLRLYLQANNPFMIYSKVEWTDLDTQTTASNRGFTMGLNVQF, from the coding sequence ATGAAAAACAAATTTATTTTTCTGCTTATTATTGCGGTGATTTCGTTGCTGGATTCATCTCTTTATGCGCAGAATAAAACTGTAAAGGGTACAGTGAAAGACGCATCAGGAATTCCAGTGCCAGGAGCAAATGTGAATATTAAGAATTCTAAAAATGGTACAAGTACTGATATTGATGGATCATATTCCATTGATGCTCCAAAAGGATCTATCCTTGTTTTTAGCTTTATCGGTTTTAAGGCAGAAGAAAGAACTGTTGGAGATGCAGCAACTTATGATGTATCATTAAAAGAAGTTGATAATACTTTGAATGAAGTTGTGGTTGTAGGTTATGGAGTAAGAAAGAAAAAAGATCTTACAGGTTCTATTGTTAGTGTGAATGCTGAGGAAATTGCTTCAAGACCTGTAGTGAATGCCGTGCAAGCCATGCAGGGAAAAGCTGCTGGTGTAGATATCTCTTCTAACGAACGTCCTGGACAAGTAGGAAGTATGACTATTCGTGGAGCACGTTCTATTTCGGCTTCTAATGCGCCTTTGTATGTAGTTGATGGTATTCCGCTGAGTTCAAGACTTGTTACCGATTCTGCAGGGAAAATTAGTGTTGATCCAAATTCAGGTGGAATTGACTTCTTGAACCCTACAGACATTGAGACGATTGATGTCCTAAAAGATGCTTCTGCTACTGCTATTTATGGTTCTCGCGGTGCAAATGGTGTAGTTATTGTTACAACCAAAAAAGGTAAAAACGGAAAGTTTACTTTAAATTATAGTTCTTCTATTGTTACCGAAGAGATTCATGAGAATGCTCCAAACATGAATGCGGCAGATTATATCGAATTTCGTCGTTGGGCAAAATATTACTCTAATCTTCCAAATACAAATACCTTTCCGAGAGGAGATCAGCCAACTATTGCAAATGATAAGACTATTTTTTCAGCTACTGCCGATCCATATGCTTGGGCAAACATTGAAAAAGGATGGAAAGACGCTGACGGAAATTTAACTACAACTTGGGATGGTTCTAAAGTAGCGACTACCGATTGGACTAAATTTGTTACACGTACTGGTATTACTCAACAGCACACCATAGGTGTTAGTGGTGGTACTGAAAAAATGAAAGCTTATGGGTCTTTTGGATATTTGGACAATACCGGGACACTAAAAGGACAAAGCTACAAACGCTACAGTGGTACTGCCAATGTTGACATTACGCCAACGAAATGGTTCTCTATGGGAGTAAGCCTTAATACAAGTTATGGGATAAACGAATATGGTCAATCCAATACAGGAAGGACTGCCGTTACAAGCTCTACTGGTATATATGCAACAGCGCGTACGAATCTTCCTTATGCAGTTCCTTATGACAATAATGGAAAACGAATTGATAATCCAGGTGGGGATTCGGCTATTAGAACTCCAGTGGACGAAGATTTATACTCACAAGATCAACGCATCACAATGCGTGCTTTTGGTAGTTTATATACTCAGTTTGATTTAGGGGCAATTTCTTCTGTACTTGACGGTTTAAAATACCGCGTAAATTTTGGTCCAGATTTAACATCATTTCGTGACGGAGTATATTTAGATGGCAAATCAGGTATTCGTGCTGGAACAAGCTTTGCTTCATTGGCTAAAGAACAAACTATCTCATATACTTTGGATAATTTAATTTTCTACAACAAAACATTAGGAAATCATAACTTCGGGGTAACTTTATTAGCGAGTCAAACGCAATACCAAAATGAAGCAAGTTCTATGTCGGCCAATGATGTTAAAAATCCAGAGAATAAATGGAATGCGCTTACTCCTTCTAATGTAACCCTTGCTGGATATTCTTCTGGTCTGACAGAAACAGGATTGTTATCTTACATGGGCAGGGTAAATTATGGTTATGCAGATAAGTATCTTATTACGGCATCTGGCCGTTATGATGGAGCTTCTCAATTGGCACCAGGGAATAAATGGGCTTTTTTCCCGAGTACTTCCTTAGCATGGGTTTTGAATAAAGAAAAGTTTTTGGAAAATGTAAGTTGGCTCGACCAATTAAAAATGAGAGTTGGGTACGGGGTTACCGGAAATGCCGCGGTTCCTGCTTACGCGACACAGCCTTCATTGATAGGAATTGTTTATCCAACTGGTTCTGGTGTGACAAATAATACTTCTTTGGGGAATATAAATTTGGGATGGGAGCAAACTTCACAGTTTAATTACGGTCTTGATTTCTCTATGTTTAACAGTAGAGTATCAGGTGCTTTAGAGTATTATACTAGTAATACTACTGATTTATTATTAAAGAGCAGCGTCCCAACACCATTGGGTGTTAAAGATACCTATCAAAACGTAGGGGAAACAGAAGGAAATGGAGTTGAGCTTACTTTGAATACAGTGAATATTAGAGCAAAAGATTTTGAATGGACTTCTAGCTTTAGCGGTTCGTATCAAAAAAGCCACATCGTTTCCCTGCAAAACGGAAAATTTGATGATATTAACAACAACTTATTCATTGGACAAGCGCAAAATGTGATTTATGGTTTCGAATCAAATGGAATTTGGAAACCTGAAGATGCAGTAGAAATGGCAAAATTTAATGCAGCTGCTGGTACTACCGTATTTACAGCTGGTAATGCAAGACCTGTTGATCAAAATGGTGATTATAAAATTGATGCCAACAATGACCGTGTCATAATAGGCAGTAAAGATCCAAAATTTATTGCAGGATTGACAAATACTTTTGTTTATAAAAATGTTGAATTCTCTTTCTTTGTATATGGGAAAATGGGATATTTTTATGATACAGGAGGTGAAAACCAAGGAGCAAGACTAAGTCAAAGAGAAATTAATTATTATAATGAAAACAACATCAATGCTGAATATCAAAAACCAATTGCTTCTGCAGGAACTGGGGATGCTTATTATCCAATATTAGGATATCGCGGAGGATCATTTCTAAAAATGAGAAACATCTCTTTGGGGTATAATTTCACAAACGAATTAGCAGAAAAAATAGGAGTTTCTAAATTGAGATTGTATTTGCAGGCAAATAACCCATTTATGATTTATTCAAAAGTTGAATGGACTGATCTTGATACACAAACAACAGCTTCAAACAGAGGGTTCACTATGGGATTAAATGTCCAATTCTAA
- a CDS encoding RagB/SusD family nutrient uptake outer membrane protein, producing MKNYKKPYINLLFLAVLALSSSSCNQDFLEEDLTTAYSKEYYKTDAGIQALAIGTYYQVLAAEFVGEVPLAVSESGTDEFHAGGDSSNWIWNSYSSGFKAFVTVQNANTVAANTNWDNLYIGIGNANQLIEASLASTSTNDAIKKTALGEGYFLRAFNYLKLVSQYGAVPLVLKTYSTVELEFTRAAPKDVLGQVIADFTQAYNLLSNAGYPAKITKDAVAHYLAKVYLARASEINDSWNSTTKSADLQQVVTLSDEVISHHPLAVNYDNLWKYTVADDANEKLPELILSAQFNASTLTTGGNQQHLYFLSTYDQLPQMKRNLAGGRPFSRLAPTYFMYDVFDKVNDSRFWKSFQTKSIVNNASTVAPILNKNGDLGIMYVMNNPSDTRFAKTKNVNVIIDPKTGKTIPSVYVAYATDKVGLMADVRFPSLSKYMDGNRLDLSNIKGSRDIVLARSGETYLMAAEAKIRLAKAGAGSFSDALNYINIVRTRAAYKSGENRAAYADGSAAYTTTGQAGIPISYIPENSYYESNNIAVATTATSLIISSIGALPAEDMAVIAKLGYSSDYDRMLCLILNERARELCGEFHRWEDLSRTQTLVARAKAYNIEATANIQAYHNLRPIPQTFLDGIYASGKPLTAAEKTAMQNPGY from the coding sequence ATGAAAAATTATAAAAAACCATACATAAATTTGTTGTTTTTAGCTGTATTAGCTCTTAGCAGCTCATCTTGTAATCAAGATTTTCTAGAGGAAGACTTGACGACAGCATATAGTAAAGAATATTACAAAACCGATGCAGGAATTCAAGCCTTGGCAATTGGGACATATTATCAAGTGTTAGCTGCTGAATTTGTTGGAGAAGTTCCTCTTGCGGTTTCAGAATCTGGGACAGATGAATTTCATGCTGGAGGAGATTCTTCAAACTGGATATGGAATTCGTATTCTTCAGGTTTCAAAGCTTTCGTAACAGTACAAAATGCGAATACTGTCGCTGCTAATACTAATTGGGACAACTTGTATATTGGAATTGGTAATGCTAATCAGTTAATTGAAGCCTCATTAGCAAGTACATCTACCAATGATGCTATTAAGAAAACTGCATTAGGAGAAGGATATTTTTTGAGAGCTTTCAATTATTTAAAATTGGTAAGTCAATATGGTGCAGTGCCTTTAGTATTAAAGACTTACTCAACTGTTGAATTGGAATTTACAAGAGCAGCTCCAAAAGATGTTTTAGGTCAAGTGATTGCCGACTTTACACAGGCTTATAATTTATTAAGCAACGCAGGTTATCCAGCTAAAATAACAAAAGATGCCGTAGCTCATTATTTGGCAAAAGTTTATTTGGCTCGCGCCAGTGAGATTAATGACTCATGGAATTCTACTACAAAATCTGCTGATTTACAACAGGTGGTTACTTTGTCTGATGAAGTTATTTCTCATCATCCGCTCGCTGTAAACTATGATAATTTATGGAAATATACCGTTGCCGATGATGCAAATGAAAAATTGCCAGAATTAATTTTATCAGCTCAGTTTAATGCTAGTACATTGACTACGGGTGGTAATCAGCAGCATTTGTATTTCCTTTCGACTTACGATCAGTTGCCTCAAATGAAGCGTAACTTGGCAGGAGGAAGACCATTTAGCCGTTTGGCACCTACTTATTTTATGTATGATGTATTTGATAAAGTAAATGATTCTCGTTTTTGGAAAAGTTTTCAAACAAAAAGTATTGTTAACAATGCATCGACGGTAGCGCCTATTCTTAATAAAAATGGTGATTTAGGTATTATGTACGTTATGAATAATCCTTCGGACACCCGATTTGCAAAAACTAAAAATGTAAATGTTATAATCGATCCAAAAACTGGAAAAACTATTCCAAGTGTATATGTGGCTTATGCAACTGATAAAGTTGGCTTAATGGCAGATGTAAGATTTCCGTCTTTAAGTAAATACATGGATGGGAACAGGTTAGATTTGAGTAATATAAAAGGATCACGTGATATAGTATTAGCACGTTCTGGAGAAACTTATTTAATGGCTGCTGAAGCAAAAATACGTTTGGCAAAAGCAGGAGCAGGGTCATTTAGCGACGCATTAAATTACATTAATATTGTTCGTACTCGCGCAGCATATAAATCTGGAGAAAATCGTGCAGCTTATGCTGATGGTTCAGCTGCATACACTACTACAGGACAAGCAGGAATTCCTATCTCATATATTCCAGAAAATTCATATTACGAATCTAATAATATTGCAGTTGCAACTACAGCTACAAGTTTGATTATTTCTAGTATTGGTGCCTTACCTGCTGAAGACATGGCTGTAATTGCAAAACTAGGATATAGCAGTGATTATGATCGTATGCTATGTTTAATTTTGAATGAACGTGCTAGAGAACTTTGTGGAGAGTTTCACCGTTGGGAAGATTTGAGCAGAACTCAAACATTGGTAGCTAGAGCAAAGGCTTATAATATTGAAGCAACTGCAAATATTCAAGCTTATCATAATTTGCGTCCAATCCCTCAAACTTTCCTTGATGGTATATATGCAAGTGGAAAGCCATTGACTGCAGCCGAAAAAACAGCAATGCAGAATCCAGGCTATTAA
- the rhaM gene encoding L-rhamnose mutarotase translates to MKNTHRNAFKMKLKKGFEAEYKKRHDEIWPELASLLSESGIQDYSIFLDEETLVLFAVQKLSPDFDEAFLPNHPIVKKWWAYMGDIMETNPDNSPLSASLKEVFHLD, encoded by the coding sequence ATGAAAAACACGCATAGAAATGCATTCAAAATGAAATTAAAAAAAGGTTTTGAAGCGGAATACAAAAAAAGACACGACGAAATTTGGCCAGAATTAGCATCCTTACTTTCCGAATCAGGGATTCAGGATTACAGTATTTTTTTAGATGAAGAAACACTTGTTCTTTTTGCAGTTCAAAAATTAAGCCCTGATTTTGATGAAGCATTTTTGCCTAATCATCCTATTGTGAAAAAATGGTGGGCGTATATGGGTGATATCATGGAGACTAATCCAGATAATTCACCGCTTTCGGCTTCGTTAAAAGAGGTTTTTCATTTGGATTAA
- a CDS encoding sialate O-acetylesterase, with the protein MKIVKKELLLFCFIAACQLLQAQIKLPALVSDNMVLQQKAKVNLWGWAAPNEIIKIQLGWQTDLVETKADAKGNWKVEVSTPKADEKKYTITLQASNKITLNNVLLGEVWICSGQSNMFFPVGKQEGTWKTGVKNYEEEVKNANFPLIRLFTVMTVASEKPLDDVKGNWKECSPENVYDFSAVGYFFGRDLFQNIKTPIGLISTSWGGTKAEAWTSAKVLEENKDLVPILIENVQKEKQYYTDLEAYYTNLKNGTAAAELKKPKKTEENKYPYVLYNGMLHPIINYTMKGVIWYQGESNAEKALLYQTLFPAMVQNWRDNWKQGDFPFYYVQIAPHKGQNPYIREAQLLSLNKIKNSGMAVTTDVGNETNIHPIDKQTVGYRLSLIARAQTYNESKLAFSGPIYNHMEADKKQIKLFFDYAESGLSQKGDVLKEFEVAGEDKVFYPAVAKIKGKTVVVSSEKVNKPIAVRFAWKAVPDPNLFNAENLPASPFRTDNWENQK; encoded by the coding sequence ATGAAAATAGTTAAAAAAGAACTGCTGCTTTTCTGTTTTATAGCTGCTTGCCAATTGTTGCAGGCACAGATAAAATTACCGGCTCTTGTAAGTGATAATATGGTTTTGCAGCAAAAAGCAAAAGTAAACTTGTGGGGTTGGGCCGCGCCAAATGAAATTATAAAAATTCAATTGGGTTGGCAAACGGATTTAGTAGAAACAAAAGCAGATGCTAAAGGGAATTGGAAAGTTGAAGTTTCAACTCCTAAAGCAGACGAAAAAAAATATACCATAACGTTGCAAGCTTCCAATAAAATCACACTTAATAATGTTCTATTGGGTGAAGTTTGGATTTGTTCAGGACAATCCAATATGTTTTTCCCTGTAGGAAAACAAGAAGGGACTTGGAAAACAGGAGTTAAAAATTATGAAGAAGAAGTCAAAAATGCTAATTTCCCATTAATCCGATTATTTACGGTAATGACTGTCGCTTCTGAGAAGCCATTGGATGATGTTAAAGGGAATTGGAAAGAATGTTCTCCAGAAAACGTATATGATTTTTCGGCAGTAGGGTATTTTTTTGGACGTGATTTGTTTCAGAATATCAAAACGCCAATTGGTTTGATTTCTACTTCTTGGGGAGGTACTAAAGCAGAAGCTTGGACGTCAGCAAAAGTTTTAGAAGAAAATAAGGACTTAGTTCCGATTCTGATAGAAAATGTTCAAAAAGAAAAACAATATTATACGGACTTAGAAGCGTATTATACTAATTTGAAAAATGGAACTGCAGCTGCAGAACTCAAAAAACCAAAGAAAACGGAGGAGAATAAATATCCGTATGTTTTGTATAATGGCATGCTGCATCCAATAATTAATTATACGATGAAAGGGGTTATCTGGTATCAAGGGGAAAGCAATGCCGAAAAAGCATTGCTGTATCAAACGCTGTTTCCTGCAATGGTGCAAAACTGGAGAGACAACTGGAAACAAGGTGATTTCCCATTTTATTATGTTCAGATTGCACCTCATAAAGGTCAAAATCCATACATCCGTGAGGCACAGCTGCTTTCTTTGAATAAAATTAAAAATAGCGGAATGGCGGTTACAACGGATGTTGGGAATGAAACCAATATTCATCCGATAGATAAGCAGACGGTTGGTTACAGACTGTCACTTATTGCTCGTGCTCAAACTTATAATGAAAGTAAATTAGCGTTTTCTGGACCTATATACAATCACATGGAAGCGGATAAAAAACAGATAAAATTGTTTTTTGATTATGCAGAATCTGGACTTTCTCAAAAAGGAGATGTTTTGAAAGAATTTGAAGTTGCCGGCGAGGACAAAGTTTTTTATCCAGCTGTTGCTAAAATTAAAGGAAAAACAGTAGTTGTTTCTTCTGAAAAAGTGAATAAGCCGATAGCGGTTCGATTTGCTTGGAAAGCAGTTCCTGATCCAAATTTATTCAATGCCGAAAATTTACCGGCATCACCATTTAGAACAGATAATTGGGAAAATCAGAAATAG